A genome region from uncultured Campylobacter sp. includes the following:
- a CDS encoding homoserine O-acetyltransferase, translated as MILQSKIQNFDEPLYLESGRVFSNFKLAYETYGELNLDKSNVIVICHALTGSAHAAGLYEGDVKPGWWDGLIGDHKAVDTTKFFVICINILASPFGSTCPLDVDESSGREYRLRFPVVVVSDVVRAQMMLLKRLGIARARAVIGGSLGGMQALCYAIEYPEFADEIFVLASTYATQPWAIAFNKIATEAILRDPNFKGGNYDKNLIAEHGLDGMAVGRMAGHISFLSPSSMQEKFGRNYVETDGLYEINGRFQVDRYLEYNGENFARRFDPLCYLYIAKMMNIFDCTRHYGNLKNACAQIKSRLHLISFKGDVLFPPGLMKEIYDAMNDLGKKDRTSYAQIDSDYGHDAFLVEIEKFDYIIKRILDE; from the coding sequence GTGATCCTTCAAAGCAAAATTCAAAATTTTGACGAGCCGCTCTATCTAGAGAGCGGCCGCGTCTTTTCTAACTTCAAGCTCGCCTATGAAACCTACGGCGAGCTAAATCTGGATAAATCCAACGTCATCGTCATCTGCCACGCCTTAACCGGCTCCGCGCATGCCGCGGGACTTTACGAAGGCGACGTTAAACCCGGCTGGTGGGACGGGCTCATCGGCGATCATAAAGCGGTCGATACGACGAAATTTTTCGTCATCTGCATAAACATCCTAGCTTCGCCTTTCGGCTCGACATGCCCGCTCGACGTCGATGAAAGCAGCGGCCGCGAGTACCGCTTGCGCTTTCCGGTAGTGGTCGTCTCGGACGTCGTGCGCGCGCAGATGATGCTTTTAAAGCGCCTCGGCATCGCCCGCGCCCGCGCCGTTATCGGCGGCAGCCTGGGCGGCATGCAGGCGCTGTGCTACGCGATCGAATATCCGGAATTTGCGGATGAAATTTTCGTGCTCGCAAGCACATACGCTACGCAGCCTTGGGCGATCGCATTTAATAAGATCGCGACCGAGGCTATCTTGCGCGATCCAAATTTCAAAGGTGGCAACTACGATAAAAATCTGATCGCCGAGCACGGACTTGACGGCATGGCGGTGGGGCGCATGGCGGGACATATAAGTTTTTTAAGCCCAAGCTCGATGCAGGAAAAATTTGGGCGCAACTACGTCGAAACCGACGGTCTTTACGAGATCAACGGGCGCTTTCAGGTCGATCGTTACCTTGAATACAACGGCGAAAATTTCGCGCGTAGGTTCGATCCGCTGTGCTATCTCTACATCGCCAAGATGATGAATATATTTGATTGCACGCGCCACTACGGCAATCTCAAAAACGCCTGCGCGCAGATCAAATCGCGCCTGCACCTCATCTCTTTCAAAGGCGACGTGCTCTTTCCGCCGGGGCTAATGAAAGAAATTTACGATGCGATGAACGATCTAGGCAAAAAGGATCGCACGAGCTACGCGCAGATCGATAGCGACTATGGGCACGACGCGTTTTTGGTCGAGATAGAAAAATTTGATTACATCATAAAAAGGATTTTGGATGAGTGA
- the guaB gene encoding IMP dehydrogenase, whose protein sequence is MKIVKKALTFEDVLLVPQYSEILPKEVDISTSFTKNITLNTPLVSAAMDTVTEYRTAIMMARLGGIGVIHKNMDEDSQAKMVRRVKKSESGVIIDPISIKADATIKDALDLMGEYHISGIPVIDDNGVLIGILTNRDLRFETDTAALVGEKMTKAPLITAPKGCTLDDAEKIFRNNKVEKLPIIDANGHLEGLITIKDLKKRIEYPSANKDKFGRLRVAAAIGVGHLQRAEALVKAGVDALVMDSAHGHSKGIIDTLKELKRNFDVDVVVGNVANPASIKDIANAGADAIKVGIGPGSICTTRIVAGVGVPQFTAINDCAIEAAKFGIPIIADGGIKYSGDIAKALAAGASSVMMGSLLAGCYETPGELITFQGRQYKTYRGMGSLAAMQKGSSDRYFQDGTAKEKLVPEGVEGRVPYAGMLKDVIFQLLGGLRSSMGYCGSKDIATFQQKAEFVEITSAGLKESHVHDVIITQEAPNYRVNQ, encoded by the coding sequence GCACGAGTTTTACGAAAAATATCACGCTAAATACCCCTCTCGTGAGTGCTGCGATGGATACGGTCACCGAGTATCGCACCGCGATAATGATGGCACGCCTCGGCGGCATCGGCGTGATCCATAAAAATATGGACGAGGACTCCCAAGCCAAGATGGTTCGCCGCGTAAAAAAGAGCGAAAGCGGCGTCATTATAGACCCCATCTCGATCAAGGCGGACGCCACGATCAAAGACGCTCTCGATCTGATGGGCGAGTACCACATCAGCGGCATTCCCGTTATCGACGACAACGGCGTGCTGATTGGGATTTTAACCAATCGCGACCTGCGCTTTGAAACCGACACCGCCGCGCTAGTAGGCGAGAAGATGACCAAAGCTCCGCTAATTACCGCTCCAAAGGGCTGCACTCTAGATGATGCGGAGAAAATTTTTAGAAACAATAAGGTAGAAAAGCTTCCGATAATCGATGCAAACGGCCATTTAGAGGGGCTTATTACGATTAAAGACCTTAAAAAGCGCATCGAATATCCAAGCGCCAATAAAGACAAATTCGGCCGCCTTCGCGTCGCCGCGGCGATTGGCGTAGGCCATCTGCAAAGAGCCGAAGCTCTCGTAAAAGCGGGCGTAGACGCGCTTGTGATGGACTCTGCGCACGGACACTCCAAAGGCATTATCGACACGCTTAAGGAGCTGAAGCGAAATTTCGACGTCGACGTAGTGGTCGGAAACGTCGCAAACCCCGCCAGCATAAAGGATATCGCAAACGCAGGAGCGGACGCGATTAAAGTAGGTATCGGCCCGGGCTCGATCTGCACTACGCGCATCGTAGCGGGCGTGGGCGTGCCGCAGTTTACCGCGATCAACGATTGCGCGATCGAGGCGGCTAAATTTGGAATTCCAATCATCGCAGACGGCGGCATCAAATACTCGGGCGATATCGCCAAAGCTCTAGCTGCGGGTGCAAGCTCGGTGATGATGGGAAGCCTGCTTGCGGGCTGCTATGAAACCCCGGGCGAACTCATTACGTTTCAGGGGCGCCAGTACAAAACTTACCGCGGCATGGGTTCCTTAGCGGCGATGCAAAAGGGAAGTTCGGATCGCTACTTTCAAGACGGCACCGCAAAAGAAAAACTCGTACCCGAGGGCGTCGAGGGACGCGTACCTTACGCGGGCATGCTAAAAGACGTGATCTTTCAGCTGCTAGGCGGCTTGCGAAGCTCGATGGGATACTGCGGCAGCAAGGATATCGCGACCTTTCAGCAAAAGGCGGAATTCGTCGAGATCACGAGCGCAGGTCTTAAAGAAAGCCATGTCCACGACGTCATCATCACGCAGGAAGCGCCGAATTACCGAGTAAATCAGTGA